The Tumebacillus sp. BK434 genome has a segment encoding these proteins:
- a CDS encoding Bax inhibitor-1/YccA family protein: MNPSYSGSRTVGINRVLPMFFLSLLFALIGTIVGTQVPTALFLPLAIVEIGMLIVAMFMRKRRVGYTFLYLFTFISGITLYPVLAHYTMGIGGNMVMAAFGVSTLAYGATALYAWKSKADFSFLGGFLMVGLIALIGLSLWNMFFPLGGTMYLGFTLLGIFIFIGFTLYDISNIARHGVPEEMVPMAVLNLYLNFINLFLFVLRLFGINLGSDD; this comes from the coding sequence ATGAATCCGTCTTATTCCGGAAGTCGTACGGTTGGCATCAATCGCGTGCTGCCGATGTTCTTCCTGAGCCTTCTGTTCGCATTGATTGGCACAATCGTAGGCACGCAGGTGCCGACCGCGCTGTTCCTGCCGCTGGCGATTGTTGAAATCGGGATGCTGATCGTGGCGATGTTTATGCGCAAACGCCGCGTCGGTTACACCTTCCTCTACCTGTTCACCTTTATCAGCGGGATCACGCTGTATCCGGTGCTCGCTCACTACACGATGGGCATCGGCGGCAACATGGTGATGGCCGCATTTGGCGTCTCCACCCTCGCATACGGCGCGACCGCTCTGTACGCTTGGAAATCGAAAGCTGACTTCTCGTTCCTCGGCGGCTTCCTGATGGTCGGCCTGATCGCGTTGATCGGCCTGTCCCTGTGGAACATGTTCTTCCCGCTCGGTGGCACGATGTACCTCGGCTTCACGCTGCTTGGCATCTTCATTTTCATCGGCTTCACCTTGTACGACATCTCCAACATCGCACGCCACGGCGTGCCGGAAGAGATGGTGCCGATGGCGGTGCTGAACTTGTACCTGAACTTCATCAACCTGTTCCTTTTCGTGCTGCGTCTGTTCGGCATCAACTTGGGCTCGGACGACTAA